The Sporolituus thermophilus DSM 23256 genome window below encodes:
- the fba gene encoding class II fructose-1,6-bisphosphate aldolase: MPLVTSKEMFKKAYEGKYAIGAFNVNNMEIIQGIVDAAKEEQAPLILQVSAGARKYAKHIYLMKLVEAAVEDSGLPICLHLDHGEDFEICKACIDGGFTSVMIDGSKLPFEENIALTKKVVDYAHERGVTVEGELGRLAGVEDAVKVSEREATYTDPDQAVEFVERTGVDSLAIAIGTSHGAYKFKGEPTLDFARLEKISKMLPGFPLVLHGASTVLPEFVAKCNQYGGNIEGAQGVPEEMLLKAGQMGVCKINIDTDLRLAMTASIREHLALHPGDFDPRQYLKPAREAIKNMVKHKIRNVLNCSGRL, translated from the coding sequence TTGCCACTCGTTACTTCAAAAGAAATGTTTAAAAAGGCGTATGAGGGTAAGTACGCCATTGGTGCTTTCAATGTCAACAATATGGAAATAATTCAGGGTATTGTCGACGCCGCCAAAGAAGAACAGGCTCCCCTTATTCTCCAAGTTTCTGCCGGAGCCCGCAAATATGCCAAGCATATTTATTTGATGAAACTGGTTGAAGCGGCCGTTGAAGATTCGGGCCTGCCTATCTGCCTCCACCTTGACCATGGTGAAGATTTCGAAATTTGCAAAGCCTGTATTGATGGTGGTTTCACTTCGGTCATGATTGATGGTTCTAAGCTTCCCTTTGAGGAAAATATTGCCCTCACGAAAAAAGTAGTTGATTACGCCCATGAGCGCGGCGTCACCGTGGAAGGCGAGTTAGGACGCCTCGCCGGTGTTGAAGACGCCGTCAAAGTCAGCGAGCGGGAGGCTACATATACCGACCCTGATCAAGCAGTCGAGTTTGTCGAACGTACAGGTGTAGACTCTCTTGCCATTGCCATCGGCACAAGTCATGGTGCATATAAATTTAAAGGAGAGCCTACCCTGGATTTTGCGAGGCTAGAAAAAATCAGCAAGATGTTGCCAGGCTTCCCGCTTGTTCTGCACGGCGCATCCACTGTGCTGCCTGAGTTTGTGGCCAAGTGCAACCAATATGGCGGCAATATCGAGGGTGCTCAGGGCGTGCCGGAAGAGATGTTGTTAAAGGCCGGGCAAATGGGTGTATGCAAAATTAACATTGATACCGACCTCCGTCTGGCCATGACTGCGTCTATCCGTGAACATCTTGCCCTTCACCCTGGTGACTTTGACCCCCGTCAATATTTAAAACCGGCGCGCGAAGCTATTAAGAATATGGTAAAACATAAAATCCGCAACGTGCTCAACTGCAGCGGTCGTCTATAG